The following coding sequences lie in one Oncorhynchus kisutch isolate 150728-3 linkage group LG3, Okis_V2, whole genome shotgun sequence genomic window:
- the LOC109888434 gene encoding exostosin-2 isoform X2 yields MVRLSMCASGKYSSRGPALIPRMKTKHRIYYITLFSVVLLGLIATGMFQFWPHSIESTADWGLDRRSVHDAPLIRLPVANPIPERGDLSCRMHTCFDVYRCGYNPKNRIKVYIYPLQRFVDEVGVPISSTGLSREYNDLLSAISDSEFYTDDVTRACLFVPSIDVLNQNSLRIRETAQALAMLPRWDKGMNHLLFNMLPGGPPDYNTALDVPRDRALLAGGGFSTWTYRQGYDVSIPVYSPLSADVELPERQPGPRRYFILSSQTAIHREYRAELERLKEENGEALLLLDKCSNLSQGVASARKRCYKGQVFDYPQILQESSFCVVLRGARLGQATLSDVLQAGCVPVILADSYILPFSEVLDWKRASVVIPEEKLPEMYTILKSIPHRQVEEMQRQARWFWDAYFSSMKAIGMTTLQIINDRIYPYAARTYEQWNNPPLVKWSSVNSPLFLPLIPPRSPGFTAVVLTYDRIESLFRVITEISKVPSLAKLLVVWNNQNKSPPEDSLWPKIAAPLKVVRTKENKLSNRFFPYDEIETEAVLAIDDDIIMLTSDELQFGYEVWREFPDRLVGYPGRLHLWDHEMGKWKYESEWTNEVSMVLTGAAFYHKYFNYLYTYKMPGDIKNWVDAHMNCEDIAMNFLVANITGKAPIKVTPRKKFKCPECTAIDGLSLDQTHMVERYVLH; encoded by the exons ATGGTCAGGCTCAGCATGTGCGCGTCTGGAAAGTACAGTTCACGGGGCCCGGCTCTGATTCCACGGATGAAGACTAAGCACCGCATCTACTACATCACCCTGTTCTCTGTGGTGCTGCTGGGACTCATCGCCACAGGGATGTTCCAGTTCTGGCCACACTCCATCGAATCAACTGCAGACTGGGGCCTGGACCGACGCAGCGTGCACGATGCACCTCTCATCCGACTGCCTGTCGCCAACCCTATTCCTGAGAGAGGGGACCTTAGCTGCCGAATGCACACTTGTTTTGATGTGTATCGATGTGGCTACAACCCTAAGAATAGAATCAAG GTGTACATCTATCCTCTGCAGCGTTTTGTGGATGAGGTAGGAGTGCCCATCAGCAGCACAGGCCTGTCCCGAGAGTACAATGACCTGCTCAGTGCCATCTCCGACAGTGAGTTCTACACTGATGACGTCACCAGGGCATGCCTATTCGTGCCCTCTATTGATGTGCTCAATCAGAACTCTCTGCGCATCCGGGAGACTGCCCAGGCTCTGGCCATGCTCCCCAG GTGGGACAAAGGGATGAACCACCTTCTGTTCAACATGTTACCTGGAGGACCTCCAGACTACAACACAGCCCTTGATGTACCAAGAGACAG GGCTCTGCTTGCAGGGGGAGGCTTCTCCACGTGGACCTACAGGCAGGGTTATGACGTCAGCATCCCTGTGTACAGCCCTCTGTCTGCAGACGTGGAGCTGCCCGAGAGACAGCCTGG GCCCCGGCGCTACTTCATTCTGTCGTCTCAGACGGCCATCCACCGTGAGTACCGGGCAGAGCTGGAGAGGCTGAAGGAGGAGAATGGGGAGGCTCTGCTCCTCCTGGACAAGTGCAGCAACCTCTCTCAGGGAGTCGCCTCAGCGAGGAAACGCTGCTACAAGGGCCAGGTGTTCGACTACCCCCAGATCCTCCAG GAGTCGTCGTTCTGTGTGGTGCTGCGCGGGGCTCGGCTGGGACAGGCCACCCTCAGTGATGTGCTGCAGGCTGGCTGTGTCCCTGTCATCCTAGCAGACTCATACATCCTGCCCTTCTCTGAGGTCCTCGACTGGAAGAG GGCATCCGTGGTCATTCCTGAGGAGAAGCTCCCAGAGATGTACACCATCTTGAAGAGTATCCCTCACAGGCAGGTGGAGGAGATGCAAAGACAG GCCCGCTGGTTCTGGGACGCTTACTTCAGCTCCATGAAGGCCATCGGCATGACAACGCTTCAGATCATCAATGACCGCATCTACCCCTATGCTGCCCGCACCTACGAACAGTGGAACAACCCCCCTCTGGTC AAGTGGTCGAGTGTGAACAGCCCTCTGTTCCTGCCTCTCATCCCACCGAGGTCCCCAGGATTCACTGCTGTGGTGCTGACCTACGACCGTATCGAGAGCCTCTTCCGGGTCATCACTGAGATCTCCAAGGTTCCCAGCTTGGCCAAGCTACTAGTGGTGTGGAACAACCAGAACAAGAGTCCCCCTGAAG ATTCTCTATGGCCGAAGATTGCAGCGCCTCTCAAGGTGGTGCGCACCAAAGAGAACAAGCTCAGCAACCGCTTCTTCCCCTACGACGAGATCGAGACTGAGGCCGTGCTGGCCATCGACGATGACATCATCATGCTGACATCTGACGAACTGCAGTTTGGCTacgag GTGTGGAGGGAGTTCCCAGACCGGTTGGTGGGGTACCCGGGTCGGCTCCACCTGTGGGACCACGAGATGGGGAAGTGGAAGTACGAGTCCGAGTGGACCAACGAGGTGTCTATGGTTCTGACTGGAGCAGCCTTCTACCACAAG TACTTTAACTACCTGTACACTTACAAGATGCCAGGAGACATCAAGAACTGGGTGGATGCTCATATGAACTGTGAGGATATCGCCATGAACTTCCTGGTGGCCAACATCACTGGCAAAGCCCCCATAAAG GTGACCCCAAGGAAGAAGTTCAAGTGTCCTGAGTGCACAGCCATTGACGGTCTGTCCCTGGACCAGACACACATGGTAGAGAGGTACGTCCTGCACTGA
- the LOC109888434 gene encoding exostosin-2 isoform X1, with product MVRLSMCASGKYSSRGPALIPRMKTKHRIYYITLFSVVLLGLIATGMFQFWPHSIESTADWGLDRRSVHDAPLIRLPVANPIPERGDLSCRMHTCFDVYRCGYNPKNRIKVYIYPLQRFVDEVGVPISSTGLSREYNDLLSAISDSEFYTDDVTRACLFVPSIDVLNQNSLRIRETAQALAMLPRWDKGMNHLLFNMLPGGPPDYNTALDVPRDRALLAGGGFSTWTYRQGYDVSIPVYSPLSADVELPERQPGPRRYFILSSQTAIHREYRAELERLKEENGEALLLLDKCSNLSQGVASARKRCYKGQVFDYPQILQESSFCVVLRGARLGQATLSDVLQAGCVPVILADSYILPFSEVLDWKRASVVIPEEKLPEMYTILKSIPHRQVEEMQRQARWFWDAYFSSMKAIGMTTLQIINDRIYPYAARTYEQWNNPPLVKWSSVNSPLFLPLIPPRSPGFTAVVLTYDRIESLFRVITEISKVPSLAKLLVVWNNQNKSPPEDSLWPKIAAPLKVVRTKENKLSNRFFPYDEIETEAVLAIDDDIIMLTSDELQFGYEVWREFPDRLVGYPGRLHLWDHEMGKWKYESEWTNEVSMVLTGAAFYHKYFNYLYTYKMPGDIKNWVDAHMNCEDIAMNFLVANITGKAPIKVTPRKKFKCPECTAIDGLSLDQTHMVERSECINKFASVFGTMPLKVVEHRADPVLYKDDFPEKLKSFPNIGSL from the exons ATGGTCAGGCTCAGCATGTGCGCGTCTGGAAAGTACAGTTCACGGGGCCCGGCTCTGATTCCACGGATGAAGACTAAGCACCGCATCTACTACATCACCCTGTTCTCTGTGGTGCTGCTGGGACTCATCGCCACAGGGATGTTCCAGTTCTGGCCACACTCCATCGAATCAACTGCAGACTGGGGCCTGGACCGACGCAGCGTGCACGATGCACCTCTCATCCGACTGCCTGTCGCCAACCCTATTCCTGAGAGAGGGGACCTTAGCTGCCGAATGCACACTTGTTTTGATGTGTATCGATGTGGCTACAACCCTAAGAATAGAATCAAG GTGTACATCTATCCTCTGCAGCGTTTTGTGGATGAGGTAGGAGTGCCCATCAGCAGCACAGGCCTGTCCCGAGAGTACAATGACCTGCTCAGTGCCATCTCCGACAGTGAGTTCTACACTGATGACGTCACCAGGGCATGCCTATTCGTGCCCTCTATTGATGTGCTCAATCAGAACTCTCTGCGCATCCGGGAGACTGCCCAGGCTCTGGCCATGCTCCCCAG GTGGGACAAAGGGATGAACCACCTTCTGTTCAACATGTTACCTGGAGGACCTCCAGACTACAACACAGCCCTTGATGTACCAAGAGACAG GGCTCTGCTTGCAGGGGGAGGCTTCTCCACGTGGACCTACAGGCAGGGTTATGACGTCAGCATCCCTGTGTACAGCCCTCTGTCTGCAGACGTGGAGCTGCCCGAGAGACAGCCTGG GCCCCGGCGCTACTTCATTCTGTCGTCTCAGACGGCCATCCACCGTGAGTACCGGGCAGAGCTGGAGAGGCTGAAGGAGGAGAATGGGGAGGCTCTGCTCCTCCTGGACAAGTGCAGCAACCTCTCTCAGGGAGTCGCCTCAGCGAGGAAACGCTGCTACAAGGGCCAGGTGTTCGACTACCCCCAGATCCTCCAG GAGTCGTCGTTCTGTGTGGTGCTGCGCGGGGCTCGGCTGGGACAGGCCACCCTCAGTGATGTGCTGCAGGCTGGCTGTGTCCCTGTCATCCTAGCAGACTCATACATCCTGCCCTTCTCTGAGGTCCTCGACTGGAAGAG GGCATCCGTGGTCATTCCTGAGGAGAAGCTCCCAGAGATGTACACCATCTTGAAGAGTATCCCTCACAGGCAGGTGGAGGAGATGCAAAGACAG GCCCGCTGGTTCTGGGACGCTTACTTCAGCTCCATGAAGGCCATCGGCATGACAACGCTTCAGATCATCAATGACCGCATCTACCCCTATGCTGCCCGCACCTACGAACAGTGGAACAACCCCCCTCTGGTC AAGTGGTCGAGTGTGAACAGCCCTCTGTTCCTGCCTCTCATCCCACCGAGGTCCCCAGGATTCACTGCTGTGGTGCTGACCTACGACCGTATCGAGAGCCTCTTCCGGGTCATCACTGAGATCTCCAAGGTTCCCAGCTTGGCCAAGCTACTAGTGGTGTGGAACAACCAGAACAAGAGTCCCCCTGAAG ATTCTCTATGGCCGAAGATTGCAGCGCCTCTCAAGGTGGTGCGCACCAAAGAGAACAAGCTCAGCAACCGCTTCTTCCCCTACGACGAGATCGAGACTGAGGCCGTGCTGGCCATCGACGATGACATCATCATGCTGACATCTGACGAACTGCAGTTTGGCTacgag GTGTGGAGGGAGTTCCCAGACCGGTTGGTGGGGTACCCGGGTCGGCTCCACCTGTGGGACCACGAGATGGGGAAGTGGAAGTACGAGTCCGAGTGGACCAACGAGGTGTCTATGGTTCTGACTGGAGCAGCCTTCTACCACAAG TACTTTAACTACCTGTACACTTACAAGATGCCAGGAGACATCAAGAACTGGGTGGATGCTCATATGAACTGTGAGGATATCGCCATGAACTTCCTGGTGGCCAACATCACTGGCAAAGCCCCCATAAAG GTGACCCCAAGGAAGAAGTTCAAGTGTCCTGAGTGCACAGCCATTGACGGTCTGTCCCTGGACCAGACACACATGGTAGAGAG atcggAGTGCATCAACAAGTTTGCGTCGGTGTTCGGCACCATGCCCCTGAAGGTAGTGGAACACCGtgcagacccagtcctctacaaGGACGACTTCCCAGAGAAGCTCAAGAGTTTCCCCAACATCGGCAGTCTCTGA